A region of Plantactinospora sp. BC1 DNA encodes the following proteins:
- a CDS encoding glycosyltransferase family 2 protein, whose amino-acid sequence MSPTVSVIIPVHNGSKTLRACLAAVYAQRHPVTEVIVVDDASTDDTREIAAEFPCRLLVTDRNAGPAAARNRGIRASVGELLFFVDSDCAPEPDALANALAILTAEPDVACVHGIYALRPLHDDGPVEAYRLLHGHYWRLRHVGRVRTTLFAVCLIRRAVFADVGGFDERLRASEDVEIGDRMGDRYGIVLTDTVVCRHDDDSHLGRLLRKQFGRSQLLVPVARAERGPAGIRANTPAGLLSAALVPLTLPLGLYAPVLLAVPLVLLALFVAADPGLLRFVLRRRGPGFAAFFYAVHLLVQVTIVAGAVVGGLRHLVDRDFGPARVPAAKLPR is encoded by the coding sequence ATGTCGCCGACGGTGTCGGTCATCATCCCCGTACACAACGGCTCGAAGACTCTCCGCGCCTGCCTGGCGGCCGTCTACGCGCAACGGCACCCGGTCACCGAGGTCATCGTCGTCGACGACGCCAGCACCGACGACACCCGGGAGATCGCCGCCGAGTTTCCGTGCCGGCTGCTGGTCACCGACCGCAACGCGGGGCCGGCGGCCGCCCGCAACCGGGGCATCCGGGCCAGCGTCGGCGAGCTGCTCTTCTTCGTCGACTCCGACTGCGCCCCCGAGCCCGACGCCCTGGCCAACGCGCTGGCGATCCTCACCGCCGAGCCGGACGTCGCCTGCGTACACGGCATCTACGCGCTCCGGCCGCTGCACGACGACGGCCCGGTCGAGGCGTACCGGCTGCTGCACGGCCACTACTGGCGGCTGCGCCACGTCGGCCGGGTCCGCACCACCCTCTTCGCGGTCTGCCTGATCCGCCGGGCGGTCTTCGCCGACGTCGGCGGATTCGACGAGCGGCTGCGCGCCTCCGAGGACGTCGAGATCGGCGACCGGATGGGCGACCGCTACGGCATCGTGCTGACCGACACCGTGGTCTGCCGGCACGACGACGACAGCCACCTGGGTCGGCTGCTGCGCAAGCAGTTCGGCCGCTCCCAGCTCCTCGTCCCGGTCGCCCGGGCCGAGCGCGGACCGGCCGGGATCCGGGCCAACACCCCGGCCGGACTGCTCAGCGCCGCCCTGGTGCCGCTGACCCTGCCGCTCGGGCTGTACGCCCCGGTGCTGCTCGCGGTCCCACTCGTCCTGCTGGCGCTCTTCGTCGCCGCCGACCCGGGACTGCTGCGCTTCGTACTGCGCCGCCGCGGCCCGGGCTTCGCCGCCTTCTTCTACGCCGTGCACCTGCTCGTCCAGGTGACCATCGTGGCCGGTGCCGTCGTCGGAGGGCTGCGGCACCTGGTGGACCGGGACTTCGGCCCGGCCCGGGTGCCCGCCGCGAAATTGCCGCGATGA